Part of the Candidatus Dadabacteria bacterium genome, CCCAGTACGTCGGTTATGTTCTTTTCGATGCTTCTCGGAACTATGTTGTTTCGAGCGTTGTACTCCATCTGAATATTTCTTCTTCTGCGGGTTTCCGCCATGGCGGCGCGCATAGACCCCGTCATGGTGTCTGCGTAGAGAATCACCCTGCCAGAAACATTTCTCGCTGCCCGGCCGAAAACCTGAACAAGCGACGTTTCTGAACGAAGGTATCCTTCTTTGTCGGCATCAAGCACTGCAACAAGGGAAACCTCGGGTATGTCGAGTCCTTCCCGAAGAAGATTTATTCCGATCAGGACGTCAAATCTTGCGGCTCTTAAGTCCCTTACGATCTTTATTCTCTCGAGTGTGTCAATCTCCGAATGCAGGTATTCAACCCGCAGGCCGAGTTCCCTATAATAATCCGTAAGGTCTTCTGCCATCTTCTTTGTAAGCGTCGTAACCAGGGCCCTCTGCCCTCCGGCAGCCACTTTTCTTAGTTCATCAAACAGATCGTCCACCTGGTTCTGGGCGGTGCGGGTTTCAATTAAGGGGTCGGCAAGGCCCGTCGGCCGTATGATCTGTTCAACGACGTTACCGCGGGCCGCTGCGAGTTCGTAAGGCCCTGGGGTAGCCGAAACGTATATCACCTGTCCGATCTTGGCTTCGAACTCCTCAAAATTAAGCGGGCGGTTATCAAACGCCGAAGGAAGCCGGAAACCGTTTTCAACCAGAGAGAGCTTCCTGCTTCTGTCACCGAGGTACATGCCCCGAAGCTGCGGAATCATCTGGTGACTTTCATCAATCACGCATAGAAAATCCTCGGGGAAATAATCAAGAAGCGTGTAGGGAGGTTCTCCAGGGCGTCGCCCGGAAATGTATCTTGAATAATTCTCGATGCCGGGACAAAAACCCATCGTATCCAGCAACTCAAGATCAAACCTGGTCCTTTCCTCAAGCCGGTCGGCCTCAAGTTCCATTCCCCTCTCCTTGAGTTCAGCAAGCCTGGCCTCAAGCTCCCTGTCTATGTTCTCGACCGCCTGCTCAAGAACACTCTTGGGGGCCACGTAATGAGAACCCGGGAAAATGGAGACTTCCCGGACCTCCCCGGCGGCCTTGCCGCTTAGAGGGTCTATAGCGCGTATCGTCTCTATTGAGTCTCCGAAAAACTCGACTCTGAGCGCGGTCGATTCCTCATGCGAGGGAAACACGTCTACCACGTCCCCCCTAACCCTGTAAGTACCCCTGTCGAGTTCGTCGATCTTCCTTTCGTAACGCACCTCCTCAAGCCTGAGGGCGAAATCATTTCTTGAAAGCTCCATTCCCACCTCGATTTCGGTAAGCATGCCGTAATAAACCTTGGGCGCCCCGATCCCGTAGATAGCCGAAACGCTTGAGACGATTATCACATCCCTTCGTCTGAAAAGAGCTTTGGTGGCGGCGTGGCGCATGCGGTCTATGTATTCGTTTATCGATGCGTCTTTCTCTATGTACGTATCGGTCTCGGGGATATAGGCCTCGGGTTGATAGTAGTCGTAGTAGCTCACGAAATAGTGAACTTCGTTTTCGGGGAAAAAATCGCGCAGTTCGGCGTATATCTGCGCAGCCAGTGTCTTGTTGTGAACAAGTATCAGCGTGGGACGTCCGGCGTCACGGATAACCTGGGCTACGGTAAAGGTCTTGCCGCTTCCGGTAACTCCAAGGAGAACCTGATCCTTGCACCCAAGCTTTAGCCCTTTGCCCAATGCGGAGATGGCCCGGGGCTGATCTCCCTTGGGTTCAAAGGGGCTTTTGAGATTAAACAGAGATTTCCCGGAATCCATTTCGGAGACTATTTTAACCACCCGTACGGCCATCATAAACACGCAAAGGCTCAACCGTAGTCGCAGAAACGGTCTTTCAGTGATTTTACAGGAGCCAACCCATGAGAAATAATATAATTTTGGAGCAGAGAACAGGCGAAAAGCGGCGTTGCGATACCGTTTTTCACCTCAGGTGTAATGTACAAAGAAACGGACAGGTGAATTTCTCCGGGGTCTCTCCCCAGCAATCCACGGTTCCATGAGCGAAAAAAAAGGCAGGGTTTATCTGATCGGCGCGGGTCCCGGCGATGCGGGACTTCTTACCCTAAAGGGAAAGAAACTGCTCGGGGAAGCACAGGTGGTAATCTATGACTCTCTGGTAAATCCGCAGATTCTTAAATTCTGCCGCCCCGACACAGAACTTCTCTTCGCAGGCAAGACAATGGGGCGGGCCCATATATCCCAAGAAGAGATAAACGAGCTTCTCATAAGCAAGGCAAGAGAGGGAAAGACGGTGGCCAGACTAAAAGGGGGCGACCCTTTTGTTTTCGGAAGGGGTGGAGAAGAAGCTGAAGCGATAGTTCAGAACGGCATAGATATCGAGATCGTCCCGGGAGTAAGCTCCGTTACCGCGGTGCCGGCTTACGGAGGAATTCCCATTACTCACAGACAATACAATTCTTCTTTCGCAGTCTTTACCGGACATCATCAGGGAGAGGATTCTGACTATGATCCGGCTCAGATAGAAACACTGGTATTCCTCATGGGACTAAGCAAAATCGAGAGCATAATGAAAAAACTGCTTGAGCTCGGAAAGGAACCGTCCACTCCCGTTGCCGTCATATCCTGCGGCACGCTGCCCGAACAGGCGTCCGTCGTGGGAACCATTTCCGACATAGCGGAAAAAACCAGAGTCCTTGACGTGCAGACCCCGGCCACCATAGTGGTTGGAGAAGTCGCTGCGCTCGCGGAAGCTATAGGATGGTATGAAAAAAAGTCTCTTTTCGGAAAAACCGTAATGGTAACAAGAGAAAAGGAGGCTTCATCCGAGTTCGCAGAACTTCTCGCCTCCTGCGGAGCAAAAACCATCGAATTCCCCGCAATCCAGATAAAGCCCATAAGGGATACCGAAGAGCAGCAACTTTCGGTACGGAACCTTGGAGACTACGACTTTGTGGTGTTCACAAGCGTAAACGGAGTCAGCAACTATTTTGAGGTGCTGGCCTCTCATGAAAAGGACTCGCGTGACCTAAAAGGCAAGAAGATAATAGCCATAGGAGAAAAAACGTCAGAAGAGCTATTAAAGTACAACCTCACACCGGATTACATGCCCGAGGTCTATACGGCTGAAGGAATAATCTCGCTTGCGGAGAAACTGAATCTCGACGGCAGGAAAATACTTATCCCAAGGGCGCTTGTGGCAAGAGAACTCCTCCCTGAAACGCTACGGGCGATGGGAGCCACGGTGGAGGTGCTCTGCGTTTATGAAACTCTTGTTCCAAGCTATACAAAGGAAGAAATTGACCTGATGAAGATGAGATTCTCCGACGCGGAGATAGACCTCGTAACGTTCACAAGTTCCTCGACCGTAACGAATTTCTTCTCGCTTCTCGGGAAAGGCCCGGAGCTTTTCGCCAGAACCGTGTTCGCCTGCATAGGACCCGTAACGGCCGCGACGCTGCTTGACCACGGTTTTACCCCGGCGGTAACAGCCGACATCCATACGACCCGGGGCCTCAAAGAAAAAATCCTGAACTTTTATCTCTCGTAACAAGGCAGGCACCTTGAAATGCCAAGATTTCCGATCAGAAAAGAGCCATCCACGGAAGACGACGGAACCCTTCGCGGAAAAATATCCGAGAGCGACTACACGCATATAACGAAAGTGCTGAGGCTAGGAGCCGGGGACCGCATAACCGTTTTTGACACTGAATCCACAGAGTATGAAGGCACAATAACGTATCTCTCTGATCGAACCATCGCCCTACAGGTTCACGACACCCGCATGTTGGAAACAGAACCTGAACTGGAACTTAATCTCTTCCAGGCAATTCTCAAGGGAAACAGGATGGACGGGATAATAAGTCAGGCGACGCAGCTCGGCGTATCGGGAATTTTCCCGGTAGTTTCCGAAAGGACCCAGGTAAGGTCAACCGCAAAGGTGGACAGATGGAACAAAATAGCCGGGGAATCGACAAAGCAATGCGGAAGGGTAACGCCGCCTCTGGTTTCCGAGCCGGTCGATTTTCAAAGGTCCCTTGAAATAAGAAACGAAAGCGAGATGAAGATAGTACTTTACGAAAACCAAAGCGAACTGCTCAGAGATTACATGGGTTCCCACGAGAAATCCGTAAGAACGATAAATCTCTTCATAGGCCCCGAGGGAGGTTTTTCGGAACAGGAAATCACCCTTGCAAAGGAAAAAGGCTATGCAATACTTGGGCTTGGAGAAAGGATACTGAGGGCGGAAACAGCTTCAGTCGTAAGCTTAGCGCTTCTGCAGTCTCACTTCGGCGATATCTAATTGTTATCACATAACGAACATTGGACAAATGCGGCCGCTTAAGCAGTCTTGGTCCATTAACCCCAGGGGAGAAACGTAGCGTGATAAGTCTTTCACGTACTCGATAACTTCATCTCGCCTTTCCTCGGAGTTAATGTTACCGGGATTACGACATCCGCATGATAAGGATTGTCATATAACGGCGAGGGCTATAGAGTCCGAAGGGTTCCCGAAAATCCTGGAAGAGCATCCACAGTTTTCCGGCCAATTATCCGTTGCAAACCGTGTTCTCATGTGTATACTCCTTCCACGCTGAAAGCACCCCTGTTCCCTGGAAACATCGAATTTGTCGTAAAACATGCGGGAAAAGACGTACTTTCAAGGCACGTCATAAAGACTCCCGCCACTGACTCGGGTTCTGAAGAGATTTCAGGCTGCCGGAGTTCTCGCAGACGGCACCCGGATGTGCCCCAAAATTGTTCCCAGTCTCTTTGGACCCGGGGCTACCTTCGGTGCGCTTTTTGGCTCAGAGAACAAACCGAAATGATATCAAGAAGTGATGTAGAAGAATTGCTTGACGGGCCCCATCTTGACGGGGGAATCGATTGTTTCCACCAAGGCAAAGTCGCATCGGTCAATATTCTGGAGGGACAAAACAGCATTGGAAGCACGGTCTACGGCGAAGATGGGAAATTGTACCATCAGAGCATACGTCTAAACATCGCGCTCAAAGGTTACGTTGAAGCAGTTATAGGCAGATGTTCCTGCTCCGTCGGTTTTAACTGCGAGCATGTAATAGCGGCGCTTCTCGAGGCGGCATCCAGACTCAGCACCGAAACTCGTTCGAAAAACCCGGACCACCTTCTTGCCCCCCGCAACTCATCAAACCACCGGACTGAAGCGCCCGCGACGAAACGTACTCGCAAAGAGGTGCTCTATATTTTTCGCGTCTCCGAAAACGGAACTGTCAGAGTGGACCCCCTCACCGCGCGGTTCGGAGAAGACGGCACCATGCTCTCAACGGAGAAATACAGATGTAACAGTTCCGGCTATGACGTCTCCAAGAAATTTCTCACAACAAAAGACTTCTTCATTCTTCTAAAGCTTTCTGAGTTCTCGGAAGGAACCTGGAAGAGGCACTACAACTGGCCGGAAGGAAAACCGCTTGTTGAATTAATCCAGAGGCTGCTCAGCACCGGTCGCGTCCGTGCGGGAAGCGTCAATGGGCCAATTCTTTCCTGGGGCCCGCCGAGGCGGTTTGAGTTTAAATGGATTCCGGACAGCAGGGGAAATCAGTCTGCAAAGACACTTGATGAGGGCGGAGAGGAACTCTCCCTTCTGCTTTTCTCGCCCCTTCTTTACATTGACGTCCGAAGCGGGCTGATAGGGATGGCAGAAACAGACATTCCGCCGTCCCTTGCGGAAACGCTTGCCGCGTCTCCTCCCGTGCCTCCGGAGAAATCCGGTATCGTCGCCAAGAATCTGGCGACCCTGGGTGGCGATAACGTGCCCAAACCCCGGATAATGGAAGTAACCAGCAGAGATGATCTCATCCCCCGGCCGGTACTGACTCTGAGCAGCGTTACGACCAGAGTCCCGAAACGCATGCGCATGTATGGCCCTCTGCGTAAAATCAAGTCCCCCAAGATAGTCTACCCCTGCGCGCGGATTGATATCGCATATGAGGGAACAGAAGAGAGGATGATCCCCGCCATGGGCGACGATATTCAGATTCTGACCGAACAGGGGGTCGAAATAATCATCCGCGACCTTGATCTGGAGTGGGAATATGTGGAGGGGCTCGAAGAAATCGCGGAGGACTATGAAGGAATTCCGCCCGGGTCTCCTGATTTTAAAATGGGCAGGGTCCCGAAGGTGGTTCGAGAGTCCGATATTGTCTTCAACCCGATTCTGAAAGACATCGAACAGGTACACAGCTCCCTTGTTAATTTCTCGGTACAGGCCGTCCCCCGGTTGCGCGAGGAGGGGTGGCAGGTTCAGATTGAAAAGAGCTGGCCGTTTCATCTGAGCGAAGAGCGTGTCAGTTTCAGCGCGAAGATACTGCCTCAGGGCGAAGACCGCTTTTCTCTGTCTCTCTGCCTTAAAGCCGGGGACGAGGAGCTGGACCTCGTGCCGACAATACTCCAGGTGATAAAGATTCTTCCGCTGAAAGACTCGGGAACCCTTGAAGGCTGTCTTGAGGAAATGATATCGCCCTACTCCTTTTACCCGCAACTCAAAGACGGCTCAAGGGTAAGAGTTGAGGGCGCAAAGATCCTTCCTTTTGTCCAGGCGTCTGTTGAAATCAGCAGCCTCACCGAATTTCACAAGGGGGATGCGGGACGGATCTCCGAGTTTGCGCAGGCGCTTGAAGGATCGGGCGTTCTGTGGAGGGGAGGAAAGGAAATTCTTGAACTCGGCGAACGTCTTCGCGCTCTCGCGTCCACCTCCGGCACCGAACCTCCCGCGACGATGAAGGGTGCTCTGCGTCCCTACCAGAAGCTTGGATACGGGTGGCTGCTCGCGCTTTGCGACAGCGGTTTCGGCGGAGTGCTGGCCGACGACATGGGACTCGGGAAAACTGTACAGGCTCTTGCGCTCCTTGCCCGCCGCCATCTTGAGACGGGAACGGACCGTCCGAGCCTGCTTGTCGTCCCCACAAGCCTTGTCAGCAACTGGGTCCGCGAGGCGGCGCGTTTCGTTCCGGAACTGAGAGTGATTTCCCTGCGGGGGCCGGAGAGAAAGAACAGGTTCCGTGAAATCCCCGACCATCATCTGGTAATAACCACCTACCCGCTTGTAACCAGGGACCACGGGGAACTTCTCTCCCGCCAATACGATCTGGCGATTCTGGACGAGGCACAGGCAGTTAAAAACCCTTCCACGTCAGTAGCGAAACGCATACGCGGAATAAACGCCCGCCAGCGCGTGGCGCTTACGGGAACCCCGATGGAAAACAATCTTGGTGAACTCTGGTCTCTTTACGACTGGCTTATCCCCGGGTTCCTTGGCGACCGCAAATCGTTTAACAGAAACTACAGGACTCCGATAGAAAAACACGGCGACACGGAAAAACAGCGGCTGCTCTCAGCGCGCCTCAAGCCGTTTCTGCTTCGCAGGGCGAAGGAGGACGTAGCAAGGGATCTTCCGGTGAAAACGGAGATTGACGAGGTAATTCCGCTTTCAGAAAGCCAGCGCGCGCTCTATGAGATTATCCGGGTAGCGATGGATGAACGGATAAGGGAAGCCGTGCGCCAAAAGGGGATAGCCCGGTCCCGCATAACGATTCTTGACGCACTGCTCAGGCTTCGCCAGGTGTGCTGCGACCCTGCTCTCGTGAAACTCGCCGCCGCGAAAAAGTTTACCGAGAGCTCCAAACGCAAGAGACTGTCTGAACTTCTCCGGGAGCTTGTCGCCGAGGGACGGAAGGTACTCGTTTTCTCGCAGTTCGTCGAAATGCTGCGCCTGATTGAAAAAGATGTGGAGAGCATGGGCTGGTCCTACGCCATGCTCCATGGGCAGACCAGAAAACGGGATGAGCAGATAGCGAAATTCCAGGACGGAGACACGCAGCTGTTTCTGATCAGCCTCAAGGCCGGGGGAGTGGGGCTCAATCTCACGGCCGCCGACACTGTTATCCTTTATGATCCGTGGTGGAATCCGGCGGTTGAACGCCAGGCGATGGACAGGGCGCACAGGATAGGCCAGGAGAATCCGGTTTTTGTCTATCGCTTGATCGCTGAAGGATCGGTTGAGGCCACAATAGTCGAAATGCAGACGCGAAAAAAAGCGCTTGCCGACGCGCTTTTTGAAGGCGGAGGAGAAGGGGCCCTCGCACTCACAGAGGAAGACTTAAACGCCCTTCTTATGCCTATCGGTTGAACCGGCAATCACCGCCGGGCATCTGTTTTGCCAAGAGCAAGGAGCTCTCAGTCAACCAGCGTATAGATAGCCGTGCCCTTCGCCACGCAGACACCCGAATTCAGCACCTCGCTCTCAACGGGCATTATTCTCCCCTGCCGCAGCACTCTGGCGCGGCAAATGGTAATACCTTCCCTTACGGGCTCAAGGTAGTTTATGTTCATTCCGGACGTAAGGAACTTTTTTCCCTCTCTTGCGACACTGGCGACGGCAACTCCGCAGGCCGCGTCAGCCAAGGTGAAAATTACCCCGCCGTGGAGCATTCCGTAGTGCTGCGTATATTCCTCAATAAACGGCATGGAAATTTCCGACTCCCCGTTTTCCATGCGGAGAATCTCTATTTTCATCGTGTCGAAAATCTTCGGGTGACCGGAGGAAAGTCTGATGGGTTCCTTGCTCATATTCCACGCTCCTTTAAAACTGAACTTCTGGCAAAAAATAGAAAACCTAGGAATACCATAAGCGCTAGTGAAACAAACATCGTTCTGAATCCGAAAAATTCCGCCACAATTCCGAAAACAAAAGATCCCAGCATTCCGCCGCCCGTGAACGAAACGCTGCTTATGGCAAAAGCCTTCGCTCTCGCTTCCTTCGGATTCGATTCTATTATGATCGAATATATTGAAGGATACACAAATCCATGTGCGCAACCGAATATGATTCCACAGAGAATAAGAAGTTTAAGCTCGTACACAAAACTCAGCATGACAACACTCAGTCCCAGAAAGAAAACGGACGGGGAAGCAACTCTCCACTTGCCGTACCTGTCGGGAACCCAGCCGAGAAATATCCTGATGGCGAGCACCGAAAGGGTGTAGGAAAGAAAATAAACGTGAAAATTCTCTATATTTATTGAAAGCGAGAAGATGGATATGAAGTTAAACGTTGTTATAAACGCCGCTCCGCATATAAAAAGCGTAACTGAAGACACAGATGTAGCCTTATCGCGAAGACAGTCCATATAGCCTGGCCCCGTGTCTTTCGGCGCCGCTGATTTTTTCCCCTCTCCGATCATAAGGGAGACTCCCAAGCCAACAAGCGCCGTAACGGTAAGGAAGAAAACAAAGAAATCAAAACCGAAATTCTTTATCAGAATGGAGCCAACGTAAGGAGCAATCGCATAGTTTATTATTGTGAAGACACCGTATATGCCGAGCGCCTGAGCTCTCTTTTGCTCGCTTGAAACATCAACCGTAAGCGCTCCGGCGGCGACAAAGAAAAGAGAAAAGGAACAGCCGTGAACTATCCTGATAAGGTAGTAGAGGTAATCGACCCTATCTA contains:
- a CDS encoding MFS transporter, coding for MSDAQKNSPPLLNRSFVLVTFLGCLYFFNFHSFLLLPIRISELGGTEKIVGFVMGIAGLSTLFLTPYAGHITDRYGKKLFVLLGFALLAVSTFPLALLDRVDYLYYLIRIVHGCSFSLFFVAAGALTVDVSSEQKRAQALGIYGVFTIINYAIAPYVGSILIKNFGFDFFVFFLTVTALVGLGVSLMIGEGKKSAAPKDTGPGYMDCLRDKATSVSSVTLFICGAAFITTFNFISIFSLSINIENFHVYFLSYTLSVLAIRIFLGWVPDRYGKWRVASPSVFFLGLSVVMLSFVYELKLLILCGIIFGCAHGFVYPSIYSIIIESNPKEARAKAFAISSVSFTGGGMLGSFVFGIVAEFFGFRTMFVSLALMVFLGFLFFARSSVLKERGI
- a CDS encoding PaaI family thioesterase; amino-acid sequence: MSKEPIRLSSGHPKIFDTMKIEILRMENGESEISMPFIEEYTQHYGMLHGGVIFTLADAACGVAVASVAREGKKFLTSGMNINYLEPVREGITICRARVLRQGRIMPVESEVLNSGVCVAKGTAIYTLVD
- a CDS encoding DEAD/DEAH box helicase; amino-acid sequence: MISRSDVEELLDGPHLDGGIDCFHQGKVASVNILEGQNSIGSTVYGEDGKLYHQSIRLNIALKGYVEAVIGRCSCSVGFNCEHVIAALLEAASRLSTETRSKNPDHLLAPRNSSNHRTEAPATKRTRKEVLYIFRVSENGTVRVDPLTARFGEDGTMLSTEKYRCNSSGYDVSKKFLTTKDFFILLKLSEFSEGTWKRHYNWPEGKPLVELIQRLLSTGRVRAGSVNGPILSWGPPRRFEFKWIPDSRGNQSAKTLDEGGEELSLLLFSPLLYIDVRSGLIGMAETDIPPSLAETLAASPPVPPEKSGIVAKNLATLGGDNVPKPRIMEVTSRDDLIPRPVLTLSSVTTRVPKRMRMYGPLRKIKSPKIVYPCARIDIAYEGTEERMIPAMGDDIQILTEQGVEIIIRDLDLEWEYVEGLEEIAEDYEGIPPGSPDFKMGRVPKVVRESDIVFNPILKDIEQVHSSLVNFSVQAVPRLREEGWQVQIEKSWPFHLSEERVSFSAKILPQGEDRFSLSLCLKAGDEELDLVPTILQVIKILPLKDSGTLEGCLEEMISPYSFYPQLKDGSRVRVEGAKILPFVQASVEISSLTEFHKGDAGRISEFAQALEGSGVLWRGGKEILELGERLRALASTSGTEPPATMKGALRPYQKLGYGWLLALCDSGFGGVLADDMGLGKTVQALALLARRHLETGTDRPSLLVVPTSLVSNWVREAARFVPELRVISLRGPERKNRFREIPDHHLVITTYPLVTRDHGELLSRQYDLAILDEAQAVKNPSTSVAKRIRGINARQRVALTGTPMENNLGELWSLYDWLIPGFLGDRKSFNRNYRTPIEKHGDTEKQRLLSARLKPFLLRRAKEDVARDLPVKTEIDEVIPLSESQRALYEIIRVAMDERIREAVRQKGIARSRITILDALLRLRQVCCDPALVKLAAAKKFTESSKRKRLSELLRELVAEGRKVLVFSQFVEMLRLIEKDVESMGWSYAMLHGQTRKRDEQIAKFQDGDTQLFLISLKAGGVGLNLTAADTVILYDPWWNPAVERQAMDRAHRIGQENPVFVYRLIAEGSVEATIVEMQTRKKALADALFEGGGEGALALTEEDLNALLMPIG
- the cobA gene encoding uroporphyrinogen-III C-methyltransferase, whose product is MSEKKGRVYLIGAGPGDAGLLTLKGKKLLGEAQVVIYDSLVNPQILKFCRPDTELLFAGKTMGRAHISQEEINELLISKAREGKTVARLKGGDPFVFGRGGEEAEAIVQNGIDIEIVPGVSSVTAVPAYGGIPITHRQYNSSFAVFTGHHQGEDSDYDPAQIETLVFLMGLSKIESIMKKLLELGKEPSTPVAVISCGTLPEQASVVGTISDIAEKTRVLDVQTPATIVVGEVAALAEAIGWYEKKSLFGKTVMVTREKEASSEFAELLASCGAKTIEFPAIQIKPIRDTEEQQLSVRNLGDYDFVVFTSVNGVSNYFEVLASHEKDSRDLKGKKIIAIGEKTSEELLKYNLTPDYMPEVYTAEGIISLAEKLNLDGRKILIPRALVARELLPETLRAMGATVEVLCVYETLVPSYTKEEIDLMKMRFSDAEIDLVTFTSSSTVTNFFSLLGKGPELFARTVFACIGPVTAATLLDHGFTPAVTADIHTTRGLKEKILNFYLS
- the uvrB gene encoding excinuclease ABC subunit UvrB; translation: MDSGKSLFNLKSPFEPKGDQPRAISALGKGLKLGCKDQVLLGVTGSGKTFTVAQVIRDAGRPTLILVHNKTLAAQIYAELRDFFPENEVHYFVSYYDYYQPEAYIPETDTYIEKDASINEYIDRMRHAATKALFRRRDVIIVSSVSAIYGIGAPKVYYGMLTEIEVGMELSRNDFALRLEEVRYERKIDELDRGTYRVRGDVVDVFPSHEESTALRVEFFGDSIETIRAIDPLSGKAAGEVREVSIFPGSHYVAPKSVLEQAVENIDRELEARLAELKERGMELEADRLEERTRFDLELLDTMGFCPGIENYSRYISGRRPGEPPYTLLDYFPEDFLCVIDESHQMIPQLRGMYLGDRSRKLSLVENGFRLPSAFDNRPLNFEEFEAKIGQVIYVSATPGPYELAAARGNVVEQIIRPTGLADPLIETRTAQNQVDDLFDELRKVAAGGQRALVTTLTKKMAEDLTDYYRELGLRVEYLHSEIDTLERIKIVRDLRAARFDVLIGINLLREGLDIPEVSLVAVLDADKEGYLRSETSLVQVFGRAARNVSGRVILYADTMTGSMRAAMAETRRRRNIQMEYNARNNIVPRSIEKNITDVLGSIYESDYLEISGTEEEDLLDIPPNKIPGTIAKLSREMKSAAKKLEFEKAAEFRNRIKKLQELELKYAEGVA
- a CDS encoding 16S rRNA (uracil(1498)-N(3))-methyltransferase codes for the protein MPRFPIRKEPSTEDDGTLRGKISESDYTHITKVLRLGAGDRITVFDTESTEYEGTITYLSDRTIALQVHDTRMLETEPELELNLFQAILKGNRMDGIISQATQLGVSGIFPVVSERTQVRSTAKVDRWNKIAGESTKQCGRVTPPLVSEPVDFQRSLEIRNESEMKIVLYENQSELLRDYMGSHEKSVRTINLFIGPEGGFSEQEITLAKEKGYAILGLGERILRAETASVVSLALLQSHFGDI